The following proteins are encoded in a genomic region of Sparus aurata chromosome 23, fSpaAur1.1, whole genome shotgun sequence:
- the cbx7a gene encoding chromobox homolog 7a isoform X2, translating to MVRACERHALSQTSGSAPRQGNVEYLLKWQGWSPKYSTWEPEDNILDPRLVLAYEENQEKIRALAYRRKGLRPRRLVLRNLFAMDLRSAHKEKPPPRLRLSLTRAMSTDVDQVERGGMSLRPAWRKRRQRVSKRRSEGASHKTLRPLRKKEEPMEEDWGPTSEEDKQESECTTEERCEDSLYGQSECSSPPLLERQDLEVEEKVDADLSAVGTETWIDKTGGGTSVTKQNQTFACDQSKDNASAPEAEAGDAITVGDGSDWYRSGEEGAESVSECPTLERCVCQTSVIVCVQGSGEMAVDATVCSTAEAGKEEAEGDNQSFSQVAPAAAEHARKVIVTNVTINSLTVTFKEATVAEGFFKGY from the exons ATGGTGAGAGCGTGTGAGCGACACGCGCTCTCACAAACGAGCGGCTCCGCCCCGCGCCAG GGTAATGTGGAGTATCTACTGAAGTGGCAGGGATGGTCCCCAAA gtACAGTACTTGGGAACCAGAGGACAATATTTTGGACCCGCGCCTGGTCCTGGCCTACGAAGAGAA TCAGGAGAAGATCAGAGCTCTGGCTTATCGCAGGAAAGGTCTCAGACCCAGGAGGCTCGTCCTGCGG AACCTCTTTGCCATGGACCTCCGCAGTGCCCACAAGGAGAAGCCCCCGCCTCGCCTGCGTCTCTCTCTCACCCGTGCCATGAGCACAGACGTGGACCAGGTCGAGCGGGGCGGCATGTCTCTTCGGCCGGCCTGGAGGAAGAGAAGGCAGAGGGTGTCCAAACGGAGGTCGGAGGGAGCTTCGCACAAAACCCTCCGTCcactgaggaagaaggaggagcccatggaggaggactgggGCCCCACCAGCGAGGAGGACAAGCAGGAGTCTGAATGCACCACCGAGGAGAGATGTGAAGACAGCTTATATG gtCAGTCAGAGTGCAGCTCCCCACCCCTGCTGGAGCGACAGGacctggaggtggaggagaaggtggacgCTGACCTGTCAGCGGTAGGCACAGAGACATGGATTGACAAAACAGGCGGAGGGACATCCGTAACAAAACAGAACCAGACATTTGCGTGTGACCAATCAAAGGACAACGCCTCAGCGCCTGAGGCCGAAGCGGGTGATGCGATTACGGTGGGCGACGGGTCAGATTGGTACAGGTCAGGTGAGGAGGGCGCAGAGTCGGTGTCGGAGTGTCCCACATTAGAGAGGTGCGTCTGTCAGACCTCGGTGATAGTGTGCGTTCAGGGGAGCGGCGAGATGGCGGTTGACGCCACCGTCTGCTCCACTGCTGAGGCGGGGAAGGAGGAAGCGGAAGGTGACAATCAGTCGTTCAGTCAGGTTGCTCCCGCTGCAGCAGAGCATGCTAGGAAGGTGATTGTGACAAACGTGACAATCAACTCTCTGACGGTGACTTTCAAAGAGGCCACGGTGGCTGAAGGCTTCTTTAAGGGATACTGA
- the cbx7a gene encoding chromobox homolog 7a isoform X1 encodes MELSSIGDQVFAVESITKKRVRKGNVEYLLKWQGWSPKYSTWEPEDNILDPRLVLAYEENQEKIRALAYRRKGLRPRRLVLRNLFAMDLRSAHKEKPPPRLRLSLTRAMSTDVDQVERGGMSLRPAWRKRRQRVSKRRSEGASHKTLRPLRKKEEPMEEDWGPTSEEDKQESECTTEERCEDSLYGQSECSSPPLLERQDLEVEEKVDADLSAVGTETWIDKTGGGTSVTKQNQTFACDQSKDNASAPEAEAGDAITVGDGSDWYRSGEEGAESVSECPTLERCVCQTSVIVCVQGSGEMAVDATVCSTAEAGKEEAEGDNQSFSQVAPAAAEHARKVIVTNVTINSLTVTFKEATVAEGFFKGY; translated from the exons ATGGAGCTGTCATCAATTGGAGACCAAGTGTTTGCAGTCGAGTCGATAACGAAGAAGAGAGTGCGAAAG GGTAATGTGGAGTATCTACTGAAGTGGCAGGGATGGTCCCCAAA gtACAGTACTTGGGAACCAGAGGACAATATTTTGGACCCGCGCCTGGTCCTGGCCTACGAAGAGAA TCAGGAGAAGATCAGAGCTCTGGCTTATCGCAGGAAAGGTCTCAGACCCAGGAGGCTCGTCCTGCGG AACCTCTTTGCCATGGACCTCCGCAGTGCCCACAAGGAGAAGCCCCCGCCTCGCCTGCGTCTCTCTCTCACCCGTGCCATGAGCACAGACGTGGACCAGGTCGAGCGGGGCGGCATGTCTCTTCGGCCGGCCTGGAGGAAGAGAAGGCAGAGGGTGTCCAAACGGAGGTCGGAGGGAGCTTCGCACAAAACCCTCCGTCcactgaggaagaaggaggagcccatggaggaggactgggGCCCCACCAGCGAGGAGGACAAGCAGGAGTCTGAATGCACCACCGAGGAGAGATGTGAAGACAGCTTATATG gtCAGTCAGAGTGCAGCTCCCCACCCCTGCTGGAGCGACAGGacctggaggtggaggagaaggtggacgCTGACCTGTCAGCGGTAGGCACAGAGACATGGATTGACAAAACAGGCGGAGGGACATCCGTAACAAAACAGAACCAGACATTTGCGTGTGACCAATCAAAGGACAACGCCTCAGCGCCTGAGGCCGAAGCGGGTGATGCGATTACGGTGGGCGACGGGTCAGATTGGTACAGGTCAGGTGAGGAGGGCGCAGAGTCGGTGTCGGAGTGTCCCACATTAGAGAGGTGCGTCTGTCAGACCTCGGTGATAGTGTGCGTTCAGGGGAGCGGCGAGATGGCGGTTGACGCCACCGTCTGCTCCACTGCTGAGGCGGGGAAGGAGGAAGCGGAAGGTGACAATCAGTCGTTCAGTCAGGTTGCTCCCGCTGCAGCAGAGCATGCTAGGAAGGTGATTGTGACAAACGTGACAATCAACTCTCTGACGGTGACTTTCAAAGAGGCCACGGTGGCTGAAGGCTTCTTTAAGGGATACTGA